Proteins encoded together in one Riemerella anatipestifer window:
- a CDS encoding IS982-like element ISRa1 family transposase, with protein MNNIEQIYERILEVLGLFSENQLISYQRRTPKMSDLEVISLNITAEYLSIDSELQLFRKLPNSLINKIERSVYNKRKRRLSLQTEQIRQRISMEFNEFEDIFIVDSMPMKVCENARSTRSKICKEQSYSSPTYGYCASQKLYFYGYKLHAVCSLNGVIKNFDISPASVHDIHYLKDIGEQMRNCTLIGDRGYLSAKVQIDLFNYANIKLDTPMRSNQKDYIPQFSLYKKKRKRIETFFSQLCDQFMIKRNNAKTFEGFKTRIISKITAATVIQYINKFIFQRKLNHLKISII; from the coding sequence ATGAACAACATAGAGCAAATATATGAAAGAATTTTGGAAGTTTTAGGACTTTTTTCAGAAAATCAACTGATTAGTTATCAGAGAAGAACACCTAAAATGAGCGATTTAGAAGTCATAAGTCTTAATATTACTGCTGAATACTTGAGTATTGATAGCGAATTACAGTTATTTAGAAAATTGCCAAACTCTCTGATAAACAAAATTGAAAGAAGTGTTTACAATAAGCGAAAACGAAGACTATCCCTACAAACAGAGCAAATTAGACAGCGTATTTCGATGGAGTTCAATGAGTTTGAAGATATTTTTATCGTTGATAGCATGCCAATGAAAGTTTGTGAAAACGCTCGTTCTACTCGTTCAAAAATTTGTAAAGAGCAATCCTATTCTTCACCAACATATGGTTATTGTGCTTCACAGAAATTATATTTCTATGGCTATAAACTACACGCAGTATGTTCTTTAAATGGTGTGATTAAGAATTTTGATATAAGCCCTGCATCCGTTCACGACATCCACTATTTAAAAGATATTGGTGAGCAAATGCGAAACTGTACTTTAATTGGAGATAGAGGCTATTTATCAGCAAAAGTTCAAATAGATTTATTTAACTATGCTAATATTAAATTAGATACACCAATGAGAAGTAATCAGAAAGATTATATTCCTCAATTTTCATTGTACAAGAAAAAGCGAAAACGAATTGAGACATTTTTCTCTCAACTTTGCGACCAATTTATGATTAAAAGAAACAATGCTAAAACTTTTGAAGGCTTTAAAACAAGGATAATCAGTAAAATAACCGCCGCAACGGTTATTCAATATATCAATAAATTTATCTTCCAAAGAAAATTAAATCATCTAAAAATCAGTATTATTTAA
- a CDS encoding SPASM domain-containing protein, which produces MVDNIDSEVHDAFGNIYACYEYTYTPAYSDKSFLEGNLLNLEKGGRKLSPIRNFKNDILNRTHSNCIECIFFPVCSGECPKQWMNGKVPCPSFKFNMGERLLLEYLIKKLY; this is translated from the coding sequence ATGGTAGATAACATTGATTCAGAAGTGCACGATGCATTTGGTAATATTTACGCATGTTATGAGTATACCTATACTCCAGCTTATTCAGATAAGTCTTTTTTGGAAGGAAATCTTCTAAATTTAGAAAAAGGAGGAAGAAAACTTTCTCCTATAAGAAATTTTAAAAATGATATTTTGAATAGAACTCATTCAAACTGTATAGAATGTATATTCTTTCCTGTGTGTTCGGGAGAATGCCCCAAACAATGGATGAATGGTAAAGTACCTTGTCCTAGCTTTAAATTTAATATGGGGGAACGTTTGTTATTGGAATATTTAATTAAAAAATTATACTAA
- a CDS encoding peptidase domain-containing ABC transporter: MYIKSTSINFFPQKDQMDCGPACLAMVSRYFGRRYSIEYLRENSFITREGVSLLGVSEAAKEIGIETQSVKLSVSKLLKQSKLFPCILHWNQNHFVVLFAIRKSFFSNRIRFCIADPAHGIITLTQEKFEKSWLSDEDRGVVLFLSPTEEFYKKQPPKQEKISIGYLLHYLKPYRKQLSIIFLLLFFGSGLTLIFPFLTEVLIDKGVNAKDLEFIFVILLAQLGVFLGAITIEIFRNWLMLYIGTHLSINIISDFLKKMLQLPIKFFDTKMMGDFNQRIQDNERIEKFLTSQSLTTFFSIITFSVFFGVLWYYDLKILLVYLVLTIISVGWSFFWLKKRKILDYYSFQQRSENQESIYEILNGVTEMKLNQFEEFKRKEWEHIQKKLFRLNIRILKLNQVQLSGFEFLNQLKNILVTFLAANYVVKGDMTLGMLLSISYIIGQMNSPVNQLVNFFRSLQDAKLSLERLNEVQNRPNEEQIVPSYLEGLKKLSLDFNTERSIELKNLSFQYEGPKSPFILSDINLTIPSGKITAIVGASGSGKTSLMKLLLRFYKPVSGDIFYGGTNILELSPQSIRENSGVVMQDGYIFSDTIERNIATGDEIVDYDRLKKAIKIANIEDFIYSLPLGLKTKIGASGNGISGGQRQRILIARAVYKNPYYIFFDEATSALDADNEKIIHDNLQSFFKGKTVVVIAHRLSTVKNADQIIVLDKGKVIELGNHQELVAKKGNYYHLVKNQLELGT; this comes from the coding sequence ATGTATATAAAATCAACCTCAATTAATTTTTTTCCCCAAAAAGATCAAATGGATTGTGGTCCCGCTTGTCTTGCAATGGTGTCAAGATATTTTGGAAGAAGATATTCTATAGAATACCTCAGAGAGAATTCTTTTATTACTCGAGAGGGTGTATCTCTCTTGGGAGTTAGTGAAGCAGCTAAAGAGATAGGTATTGAAACACAATCGGTAAAGCTTAGTGTAAGTAAGCTTCTAAAGCAAAGTAAATTGTTTCCTTGTATCCTACATTGGAATCAAAATCATTTTGTTGTTTTATTTGCTATAAGAAAGTCATTTTTTTCTAACAGAATTCGCTTTTGTATTGCTGATCCAGCTCATGGTATTATAACACTTACCCAAGAAAAATTTGAGAAATCATGGCTGTCAGATGAAGATAGAGGTGTGGTTTTATTCTTAAGCCCCACAGAAGAATTTTATAAAAAACAACCGCCAAAACAAGAAAAAATATCTATAGGTTATTTATTACATTATTTAAAACCCTATCGGAAGCAATTGAGTATTATATTCTTGCTGTTATTTTTTGGAAGTGGTCTTACACTGATTTTCCCATTCTTAACAGAAGTTCTTATTGATAAAGGGGTTAATGCTAAAGATTTAGAGTTTATTTTTGTCATTTTGCTGGCTCAGTTAGGCGTTTTTTTAGGTGCTATAACTATAGAGATTTTTAGAAACTGGTTGATGCTTTATATTGGTACACACTTAAGTATTAATATTATTTCGGATTTTCTAAAAAAAATGCTTCAACTACCCATCAAGTTTTTTGATACCAAAATGATGGGGGATTTTAATCAGCGTATCCAAGACAATGAGAGAATTGAAAAGTTTCTAACCTCTCAAAGCCTAACGACTTTTTTTTCTATTATTACTTTTTCGGTATTCTTTGGAGTACTATGGTATTATGATTTAAAAATACTTTTAGTATACTTGGTGCTCACTATAATATCTGTAGGGTGGTCTTTCTTTTGGTTGAAGAAAAGAAAAATTTTAGATTATTATAGTTTTCAACAGCGCTCAGAAAATCAAGAGTCTATATATGAGATTCTTAATGGAGTGACTGAAATGAAGCTTAATCAGTTCGAAGAATTTAAGAGAAAGGAATGGGAGCATATTCAAAAAAAGTTATTCCGGCTTAATATTAGAATTCTAAAACTCAATCAAGTCCAATTATCAGGCTTTGAGTTTTTAAATCAACTAAAAAATATTTTGGTTACCTTTTTAGCAGCTAATTATGTAGTAAAAGGAGATATGACTCTAGGAATGTTACTTTCCATATCCTACATTATAGGTCAAATGAACTCTCCTGTCAACCAGTTGGTCAATTTTTTTCGTTCTCTTCAAGATGCTAAACTAAGTTTAGAAAGGCTTAATGAAGTACAAAATAGACCTAACGAAGAGCAAATAGTTCCCTCTTATCTTGAAGGTTTAAAGAAACTTTCTCTGGATTTCAATACCGAAAGAAGTATAGAGTTAAAAAATTTAAGTTTTCAATACGAAGGACCTAAGTCCCCTTTTATATTGAGTGATATAAACTTAACGATTCCAAGTGGAAAAATCACTGCTATTGTTGGAGCAAGTGGAAGTGGAAAAACATCGCTTATGAAGTTATTACTACGGTTTTATAAGCCCGTATCGGGAGATATTTTTTACGGGGGAACTAATATATTGGAGCTTTCTCCCCAGAGTATTCGAGAAAATAGTGGTGTAGTTATGCAAGATGGATATATATTTTCTGATACAATAGAGAGAAATATAGCTACAGGAGATGAGATTGTAGATTATGATAGGTTGAAAAAGGCCATTAAAATAGCTAATATAGAGGATTTTATTTATTCTTTGCCATTAGGATTAAAAACAAAAATAGGTGCGTCAGGAAATGGTATTTCAGGAGGGCAAAGACAACGTATTCTAATAGCACGGGCTGTGTATAAAAATCCATATTATATATTTTTTGATGAAGCAACCTCTGCTTTAGATGCTGATAATGAAAAGATTATACATGATAATTTGCAGTCTTTTTTCAAAGGGAAAACTGTGGTTGTCATAGCTCATCGCTTATCAACGGTTAAAAATGCCGATCAAATTATTGTTCTTGACAAAGGGAAAGTTATAGAATTAGGTAACCATCAAGAGCTTGTGGCTAAAAAGGGGAATTATTATCATTTAGTAAAAAATCAATTAGAATTAGGAACCTAA